In the genome of Ignavibacteriota bacterium, one region contains:
- a CDS encoding DUF1289 domain-containing protein, with translation MNTQIEIESPCNDHCDLDAETCLCKGCLRTMKEILTWKYMIDDERKEVMDLIAERRQKYINIYEI, from the coding sequence ATGAATACTCAAATCGAAATTGAATCGCCTTGTAATGATCACTGTGACCTCGACGCTGAAACATGTTTATGTAAAGGATGTTTACGAACAATGAAAGAAATTCTTACTTGGAAGTACATGATTGATGATGAAAGAAAAGAGGTAATGGATTTAATTGCAGAGAGAAGACAAAAATATATTAATATTTACGAAATATGA
- a CDS encoding metallophosphoesterase translates to MNIFFIVFISIYTLINSYIFIRGWQSLSYLPFLKPFYIIVFLLFSLSYIFIKIFSEKIPPFLHDSLLWIGSFWFAFLLYFVLILLLIDFVRLINHFVPFLPASLSSPNNLTKLFLGLGSTILVLLICTAGFINRANIRIKTLELTLPKKNSSLNELNIAMFSDLHLSPINDEDFLKKIIAKVNELKADIILLPGDIVDDKPVILNRNGIGSSLKQIESKYGTFACTGNHEFINGADNSVKFMEDNKIKVLRDSIIKINDSFYIIGREDRGGSFMGNMRKPLNEILKNKTENLPTILLDHTPSGLNEAKENMIDLQLSGHTHNGQMFPLNFITGLIYEVSWGYLKKDDTQYYVSSGVGSWGPPVKLASDAEIVNIRIKFN, encoded by the coding sequence ATGAACATTTTTTTTATTGTTTTTATTTCGATTTATACTCTTATCAATTCCTACATATTTATTAGAGGCTGGCAGAGTTTGAGCTATTTACCTTTTCTCAAACCTTTTTATATAATTGTATTTTTACTTTTTTCACTTTCATATATTTTTATAAAAATATTTTCTGAAAAAATTCCTCCGTTTTTACATGATTCACTTTTATGGATTGGCTCATTCTGGTTTGCGTTTCTCCTTTATTTTGTATTGATATTACTTTTGATTGATTTTGTAAGATTGATTAACCATTTTGTACCGTTTCTGCCCGCATCATTGAGTTCGCCTAATAATTTAACAAAACTCTTTTTGGGATTAGGATCAACAATTTTAGTATTACTAATTTGTACGGCAGGATTTATTAATAGAGCAAATATTAGAATAAAAACATTAGAATTAACACTCCCTAAGAAAAACAGTTCGCTTAATGAACTAAACATTGCGATGTTTTCAGATCTTCATCTTTCACCAATTAATGATGAAGATTTTCTAAAAAAAATTATTGCGAAAGTAAATGAATTAAAAGCGGATATTATTTTGCTGCCTGGTGATATAGTTGATGACAAACCGGTTATTCTTAATAGAAATGGAATTGGATCAAGCTTAAAACAGATTGAATCAAAATACGGCACTTTTGCTTGTACAGGGAATCACGAATTTATTAATGGTGCGGATAATTCAGTAAAATTTATGGAAGATAATAAAATTAAGGTTTTGCGTGATTCAATTATTAAAATAAATGATTCGTTCTATATTATTGGCAGAGAAGATAGAGGCGGAAGTTTTATGGGAAATATGAGGAAACCATTAAATGAAATTCTCAAAAATAAAACAGAAAATCTGCCAACAATTTTATTGGATCATACACCTTCAGGCTTAAATGAAGCAAAAGAAAACATGATTGATCTACAGCTTTCCGGTCATACACATAATGGTCAGATGTTTCCGCTTAATTTTATTACCGGATTAATTTATGAAGTAAGCTGGGGTTATCTGAAAAAAGATGATACACAATATTATGTTTCATCCGGAGTAGGCTCTTGGGGACCGCCGGTAAAACTTGCAAGTGACGCGGAGATAGTAAACATTAGAATAAAATTTAATTAG
- a CDS encoding ATP-dependent 6-phosphofructokinase produces MAKVKQIKRIALLTGGGDCPGLNAVIRGVAKPAHDHGLTVLGIQDGFEGLVNGKACELYNKDVSGILAQGGSILGSSNKGDPFHWPEIYDGQVKIVDRSDMALKHYEAWDLDALIAIGGDGTMHISKKLSDMGMNIVGVPKTIDNDLEATDQTFGHDSAVYVVSEALDRLHTTASTHHRVMVLEAMGRYAGWIALNGGLAGGADIILIPEIPFSWDAIFEKVTQRHMQGKRFSLICVAEGAKPIDGELIVKAKDIKRTDPIQLGGIAEYVAKKIEDTTGIETRYTVLGHLQRGGSPTPYDRILSTKFGTYAIEHVIKQKFGRMVALKGNEIVSVKIEDAISRQKLVTKNHQSVVTAKAIGVSFGELE; encoded by the coding sequence ATGGCAAAAGTTAAACAAATAAAAAGAATAGCATTACTTACCGGCGGCGGAGATTGTCCCGGTTTAAATGCGGTAATACGCGGCGTCGCAAAACCCGCGCATGATCATGGATTGACCGTTTTGGGAATTCAAGATGGTTTCGAAGGTTTGGTAAACGGCAAAGCTTGCGAACTTTATAATAAAGATGTTTCCGGAATATTGGCTCAAGGAGGCAGTATTTTAGGTTCATCCAACAAAGGCGACCCGTTTCATTGGCCCGAAATTTATGACGGACAAGTTAAAATAGTTGACCGATCCGACATGGCTTTAAAACATTATGAAGCTTGGGATTTGGATGCGCTGATTGCAATAGGCGGCGACGGTACAATGCACATATCAAAAAAGTTAAGCGATATGGGAATGAATATTGTCGGTGTTCCTAAAACAATAGATAACGATCTTGAAGCAACCGATCAGACTTTTGGACACGATTCCGCGGTTTATGTAGTTTCCGAAGCTTTAGACAGATTGCACACAACCGCTTCTACTCATCATAGAGTAATGGTACTTGAAGCAATGGGAAGATACGCCGGATGGATAGCTTTAAACGGCGGACTTGCAGGCGGCGCTGATATTATTCTTATTCCTGAAATACCGTTTTCATGGGACGCAATTTTTGAAAAAGTTACTCAGCGACATATGCAGGGTAAAAGATTTAGTTTAATTTGTGTTGCTGAAGGCGCAAAACCAATAGACGGTGAACTTATTGTAAAGGCTAAAGATATTAAACGAACCGACCCTATACAATTGGGCGGAATAGCCGAATATGTTGCAAAGAAAATTGAAGATACTACCGGTATAGAAACCAGATATACAGTTTTAGGACATTTACAGAGAGGCGGCAGTCCTACACCTTATGATAGAATTTTATCTACTAAATTCGGGACTTATGCAATTGAGCACGTAATTAAGCAAAAATTCGGAAGAATGGTCGCGTTAAAAGGAAATGAAATTGTAAGCGTTAAAATAGAGGACGCAATCTCACGTCAAAAATTGGTAACAAAAAATCATCAATCTGTTGTAACGGCAAAAGCGATTGGCGTAAGTTTTGGAGAGTTGGAATAA
- the rnhC gene encoding ribonuclease HIII: MNEILEILSSSGIKTGNIELKPYNYEIDSFINKNKYKVQVYFGKKGLKVVIQGNQLSPDYHKLNNLVNNKFTLDFKEEPEKTYAEYIGTDESGKGDFFGPLVIAGFFVNENIQNYLAEIGVRDSKELSDTKIDELASLIKSKYPKNYSVISIKPEKYNQLYEEFSNLNKLLNWGHSKVIEEIYQNFKTETVIVDQFSKAPLNISLNNKFANVNFIQIPKAEKYYGVAAASILARNELNNWFNKKKWDGYKVLKGASSEVEITAKNIYKTYGKEILLKLVKQHFKTTQKIFES, translated from the coding sequence ATGAATGAGATTTTAGAAATATTAAGCTCGAGCGGAATAAAAACCGGGAATATTGAACTAAAGCCATATAATTATGAAATCGATTCGTTTATAAATAAGAATAAATATAAAGTGCAGGTTTACTTTGGCAAAAAAGGATTAAAGGTCGTTATTCAGGGAAATCAATTATCTCCGGATTACCATAAGTTGAACAATTTGGTAAATAATAAATTCACCTTAGATTTTAAGGAAGAACCGGAAAAAACTTACGCCGAATATATCGGAACCGACGAAAGCGGTAAAGGAGATTTTTTTGGACCGTTGGTTATAGCCGGATTTTTCGTGAATGAAAATATTCAAAACTATTTGGCGGAAATTGGTGTTAGGGACAGCAAAGAATTATCCGATACAAAAATAGACGAATTAGCAAGTTTAATTAAAAGCAAATATCCAAAAAATTATTCGGTTATTTCCATTAAACCCGAAAAATATAATCAGCTTTATGAAGAATTTAGTAATTTAAATAAATTACTAAATTGGGGACATTCAAAAGTTATTGAAGAAATTTACCAAAATTTCAAAACCGAAACAGTAATTGTCGATCAATTCAGTAAAGCGCCGTTGAATATTTCGTTAAACAACAAATTTGCGAATGTTAATTTTATCCAAATACCCAAAGCCGAAAAATATTACGGAGTTGCGGCGGCTTCAATTCTTGCGAGAAATGAACTGAATAATTGGTTTAATAAAAAAAAATGGGATGGATATAAAGTTTTAAAAGGCGCGTCAAGTGAAGTAGAGATCACCGCAAAAAATATTTATAAAACATACGGAAAAGAAATTTTATTAAAATTAGTTAAGCAGCACTTTAAAACAACGCAAAAAATTTTCGAAAGTTAA
- a CDS encoding response regulator transcription factor, giving the protein MINVIIVEDSTTIREGLKLLIDGTAGYKCVAAFSNCEDLLEEITKLKVDVILMDIDLPGISGIEGIRRIKKISDEILILILTIYDENDLIFEALCAGASGYLVKKTPPAKLLDAIKDAHEGGAPMTSNIARKVVDYFQKTKPFHKDAENIALTKREKEVLSGLVEGNSYKAIADELNVSLDTVRFHFRNIYKKMHVHSQSEAVVKALKEGLV; this is encoded by the coding sequence ATGATAAATGTAATTATTGTAGAAGACAGTACGACAATCAGAGAAGGTTTGAAACTTTTAATAGACGGAACTGCCGGATATAAATGCGTTGCGGCTTTTTCTAACTGTGAAGATCTTTTGGAAGAAATTACAAAATTAAAAGTGGATGTTATTCTAATGGATATCGATCTGCCGGGAATTTCTGGAATTGAAGGAATTAGAAGAATAAAAAAAATTTCCGATGAAATATTAATTTTAATACTTACGATTTATGATGAAAATGATTTGATCTTTGAAGCATTATGTGCCGGAGCTTCTGGTTATTTAGTTAAAAAAACACCTCCCGCAAAACTTTTAGATGCGATTAAAGACGCTCACGAAGGCGGCGCGCCTATGACGAGCAATATAGCAAGAAAAGTTGTCGACTATTTTCAAAAGACAAAACCATTCCACAAAGATGCCGAAAACATTGCTTTAACAAAACGCGAAAAAGAAGTTTTAAGCGGATTGGTTGAAGGCAATAGTTATAAGGCTATTGCCGATGAATTAAATGTAAGTCTTGATACGGTAAGATTTCATTTTAGAAATATATATAAGAAAATGCACGTGCATTCTCAGTCGGAAGCCGTTGTAAAAGCATTAAAAGAAGGACTCGTATAA
- a CDS encoding response regulator transcription factor, protein MKKVVIVEDVKTIREGLQTLINTSPSFKCIGTYENFENFEGEITDLNPDIILIDLDLPGISGIEGIRKLKSISEKFVIIVLTLHEENDRIFEALSAGAGNYLVKNTPPEKIISFLKDAANGKVLMSSYIARKTIDYFKKKNSLRKLDSNEIEILNKITQGNSIVAIEKSLKMSSTEIKSNFKNIYDKLFKLN, encoded by the coding sequence ATGAAAAAAGTCGTAATTGTTGAAGATGTTAAAACTATCCGCGAAGGGCTGCAAACACTTATCAATACGTCGCCGTCTTTCAAGTGTATAGGCACTTACGAGAACTTTGAAAATTTCGAAGGTGAAATTACCGACTTAAATCCTGATATAATTTTAATTGATTTGGATCTGCCCGGAATTTCCGGAATAGAAGGAATTAGAAAATTAAAATCAATTTCGGAAAAATTCGTTATAATAGTTTTAACCTTGCACGAAGAAAATGATAGAATTTTTGAAGCATTGTCTGCCGGAGCCGGCAATTATTTGGTTAAGAACACTCCTCCGGAAAAAATTATTTCCTTTCTTAAAGACGCGGCAAACGGCAAAGTGTTAATGAGTTCATATATTGCTCGAAAAACTATTGATTATTTTAAGAAAAAAAATTCTCTCAGAAAACTCGATTCAAATGAAATTGAAATTCTAAATAAAATTACGCAGGGCAATAGTATAGTGGCAATTGAAAAATCTTTGAAAATGAGTTCGACCGAGATAAAAAGTAATTTTAAAAACATTTACGATAAATTGTTCAAATTGAATTAA